One genomic window of Nitrospirota bacterium includes the following:
- a CDS encoding phage holin family protein: protein MRGLLIRFTVTGIAVFLASQIVPGITVETVSAGVAAVILLAFLNAIVRPVLYLFTLPFIILSLGLFMVVINALLLHLVAFLVKGFVVEGFWPSVWGALIISVTSTILTLWVSEQGQVEMVIHRKPPRIVN from the coding sequence ATGCGCGGGCTGCTCATCCGGTTCACGGTGACCGGCATCGCCGTATTCCTGGCCAGCCAGATCGTGCCGGGCATCACGGTCGAGACGGTCTCCGCCGGGGTGGCCGCCGTGATCCTGCTGGCGTTTCTGAATGCCATCGTCCGCCCCGTCCTCTACCTGTTCACGCTCCCCTTCATCATCCTCTCCCTCGGCCTGTTCATGGTCGTCATCAATGCGCTCCTCCTCCACCTGGTGGCCTTTCTGGTCAAAGGCTTCGTCGTCGAGGGGTTCTGGCCCTCGGTGTGGGGTGCGCTGATCATCAGCGTGACTAGCACGATCCTGACCCTCTGGGTGTCCGAGCAGGGACAGGTCGAGATGGTCATTCACCGCAAGCCGCCCCGGATCGTCAATTGA
- a CDS encoding putative toxin-antitoxin system toxin component, PIN family, giving the protein MVKAVFDTNVYISALLIPGSKGEQAFLLARRRHVTLYGSVPILTETARVLRVKFNQPEKDIKAALKIISRAAQILRPSQRLSVLDDAPDNRILECAAAAQADVVVTGDHHLLTLKAFEGIPIVRLADFLRMFPVEEV; this is encoded by the coding sequence ATAGTGAAGGCGGTCTTCGATACGAATGTATATATCTCAGCCTTGCTCATTCCGGGCAGTAAAGGCGAGCAAGCCTTTCTGCTCGCTCGCCGGAGACACGTCACGTTGTACGGGTCAGTCCCCATCCTCACGGAAACGGCGCGCGTCCTCCGAGTCAAGTTCAACCAACCGGAGAAAGACATCAAAGCGGCCTTGAAAATCATCAGTCGAGCCGCGCAGATTCTTCGACCCTCGCAGCGGCTGTCTGTTCTTGATGATGCCCCCGACAATCGGATTCTCGAGTGCGCTGCGGCGGCTCAGGCGGACGTGGTGGTAACTGGCGATCATCATCTCCTCACTTTGAAGGCGTTCGAGGGCATTCCCATCGTGCGCCTCGCGGATTTCCTCAGGATGTTTCCCGTGGAGGAAGTATAG
- a CDS encoding GAF domain-containing protein, whose amino-acid sequence MGQAAEHPRASKQTTLQRTLTEALNELGMDAALVAICERANGPLVAQGSRGFAPREVQSVVRTLSGVEQSLLTAPAPVGEGEALRAVRLRMITPAAKALLALPLRHRQKLYGVLVVGRKEGAAFTKKERTLLEGAGESITGSLERAGLFDGTVLLSPPMVAQEPAPAQAAVPMAAEVLAPSSYATPAIQERITSLLNEAAATTPFDRAWVTYYDPIAGILEVLGLAGDVRGEQKKDLKPGHRLGLDTSASGWAVRHRKTRLDNDLASTQGRFLDHKHLYKERFRSALVVPFFVRGQVGGTLTLGSKTPLQYGLPDARVLEPVIVKLVELLQEPPVAQATAVEPGEIMEPAAEPTALAAPEPLIRKQERQAALGEFSAFLATEIREPLASIRAQLEEVTGEGILDFDPQTRVENAMRDLIRVEAILNEILDFAKPLDLNRRLCRVPDIIENTLTVVATELDMNRIRVTKDYAANLSQVRCDDGKFQQVFLSIFKNSLEAMSPGGQLDIQVSPVKAGRAHDVQILIKNDGVPIPTEHMGKIFEPFFTTKRAGTGLGLATVKKIVEEHQGQISIASGPGQGTTVIIQLPTPVHRGAAYRRRGGRGRRPPRGR is encoded by the coding sequence ATGGGTCAGGCAGCCGAACACCCCCGCGCCAGCAAGCAGACCACTCTCCAACGCACCCTAACCGAGGCGCTCAACGAACTCGGCATGGATGCGGCGCTGGTCGCGATTTGCGAACGGGCCAACGGCCCGCTGGTCGCCCAAGGATCGCGCGGCTTCGCGCCCCGCGAAGTCCAGTCCGTCGTCAGAACCCTGTCGGGCGTGGAGCAGAGCTTGCTTACCGCCCCGGCACCGGTGGGCGAAGGCGAGGCCCTGCGGGCGGTCCGTCTCCGCATGATCACGCCGGCGGCCAAGGCCCTCCTGGCCCTGCCGCTCCGGCACAGACAGAAGCTGTACGGCGTGCTCGTGGTCGGCAGGAAGGAAGGCGCCGCCTTCACCAAGAAGGAACGGACCCTGCTCGAGGGCGCCGGCGAAAGCATTACCGGGTCGCTGGAGCGGGCCGGCCTCTTCGACGGCACGGTGCTCCTCAGCCCTCCGATGGTCGCCCAGGAACCGGCTCCGGCGCAGGCGGCCGTGCCCATGGCCGCCGAGGTCCTGGCCCCATCATCCTACGCCACCCCGGCCATACAAGAACGGATTACCTCCCTGCTGAACGAGGCCGCCGCCACCACTCCGTTCGACCGGGCCTGGGTCACGTACTACGACCCGATCGCCGGCATTCTGGAAGTGCTGGGCCTCGCGGGCGACGTCCGAGGGGAGCAGAAAAAGGATCTCAAGCCCGGCCATCGCCTGGGCCTGGACACGTCGGCATCCGGCTGGGCGGTCCGCCACCGGAAGACCCGCCTGGACAACGACCTGGCCTCCACGCAGGGACGATTCCTGGACCACAAACACCTCTACAAGGAACGATTCCGCTCCGCTCTGGTCGTGCCCTTTTTCGTGCGAGGCCAAGTCGGAGGCACGCTGACCCTGGGCTCCAAGACCCCATTGCAATACGGGCTCCCGGACGCCAGGGTGCTGGAACCGGTGATCGTCAAATTGGTCGAGCTGCTCCAAGAGCCGCCGGTCGCCCAAGCAACCGCCGTCGAGCCGGGCGAGATCATGGAACCGGCGGCCGAGCCGACGGCCTTGGCTGCGCCTGAGCCCTTGATCAGAAAACAGGAGCGGCAGGCCGCCCTGGGCGAGTTCAGCGCGTTCCTGGCGACGGAAATCCGGGAGCCGCTGGCCTCCATCCGGGCGCAGCTCGAAGAAGTGACGGGGGAAGGGATTCTGGACTTCGACCCGCAGACCCGCGTGGAGAACGCCATGCGCGACCTCATCCGAGTCGAGGCGATTCTCAACGAGATCCTCGACTTTGCTAAGCCGCTGGACCTGAATCGCCGGCTCTGCCGGGTGCCGGACATTATCGAGAATACGCTGACCGTGGTGGCCACCGAGCTGGACATGAACCGGATCCGGGTCACCAAGGACTATGCCGCCAACCTGAGTCAGGTCCGCTGTGACGACGGCAAGTTCCAGCAGGTCTTCCTCAGTATCTTCAAAAACTCGCTGGAGGCCATGTCGCCCGGCGGCCAGCTCGACATCCAGGTCTCGCCGGTGAAGGCCGGACGCGCGCATGACGTACAGATCCTGATCAAGAACGACGGGGTCCCGATCCCCACCGAACATATGGGCAAGATATTCGAGCCCTTCTTCACGACAAAACGGGCCGGAACCGGCCTGGGGCTGGCCACGGTCAAGAAGATCGTCGAGGAACACCAGGGGCAGATTTCGATCGCCAGCGGACCGGGCCAGGGGACGACCGTGATCATCCAGCTCCCCACGCCGGTCCATCGCGGGGCCGCCTATCGCCGCCGCGGGGGCCGCGGGCGTCGGCCACCGCGAGGGCGCTAA
- a CDS encoding Do family serine endopeptidase yields the protein MQTRRNNDRGAMTAVLTRVLMACLLAGPMLLSPDWAVAAKRDVPTSATSSDLQAQIRIAASKVKPAIVNIAATVLVRDQALSDEGLPFGLFPEGPPHRQYGQGSGVIVSEDGYIITNNHVVAEATEVEVLLADRRQFKGRVVATDPKTDVAVVKIDATALPAVAWGDSSQLVAGDFVLAIGNPMGLNQTVTFGIVSAVGRADVGVADYEDFIQVDAPINPGNSGGALINVKGELVGINTAIASVTGGSVGVGFAIPSNMARAAMQSLLKTGRVVRGFLGATTQDVLPQLGKLFGLPDVKGAIVTDVFARGSAEKAGLKRGDVVVRFDGKEVLDSGRLRNWVAVSAIGSKHKLDLVREGKPLQVELVIQEAPRERTKRIAPQAKSDTDGHPFGGLMVDEITPAIGRQLGFGSITGVVVTTVDEGSLAEGAGLMSGDLIMEVNHKPITDLASFQKAVQPIKPKDLTLLLINRQSTYLYVPLEGE from the coding sequence ATGCAGACAAGAAGAAATAACGATCGAGGCGCCATGACCGCTGTCCTGACACGTGTTCTGATGGCCTGCTTGTTGGCCGGGCCGATGCTGCTCAGTCCAGATTGGGCTGTCGCGGCCAAGCGGGATGTGCCGACTTCAGCTACATCATCCGATCTGCAAGCACAAATTCGCATCGCGGCCTCGAAGGTCAAGCCGGCCATCGTCAACATTGCGGCGACCGTGCTGGTCCGCGATCAGGCTCTCAGCGACGAAGGCCTGCCGTTCGGCCTGTTTCCGGAGGGGCCGCCCCACCGTCAGTATGGCCAAGGCTCCGGCGTGATCGTGTCCGAGGACGGGTACATCATCACGAACAACCATGTGGTGGCGGAAGCGACCGAGGTGGAGGTGTTGCTGGCGGACCGGCGTCAGTTCAAGGGGCGCGTGGTCGCCACCGATCCCAAGACCGACGTGGCCGTCGTCAAGATCGACGCCACCGCCCTGCCCGCCGTGGCCTGGGGCGACTCCAGCCAGTTGGTGGCGGGCGATTTCGTGCTGGCCATCGGCAATCCCATGGGGCTCAACCAGACCGTGACCTTCGGCATCGTGAGCGCGGTCGGGCGCGCGGACGTGGGCGTGGCCGACTATGAAGATTTCATCCAGGTGGATGCCCCGATCAATCCGGGCAATTCAGGCGGGGCCTTGATCAACGTCAAAGGCGAGCTGGTGGGGATCAACACGGCCATCGCCAGCGTCACGGGCGGCAGCGTCGGCGTCGGCTTCGCCATCCCCAGCAACATGGCGCGGGCGGCGATGCAGAGCCTGCTGAAGACTGGCCGGGTGGTGCGGGGGTTTCTGGGGGCGACCACGCAGGATGTCTTGCCTCAGCTGGGCAAGCTCTTCGGCCTGCCGGATGTGAAGGGCGCGATCGTGACGGATGTCTTCGCCCGTGGGTCCGCCGAGAAGGCCGGCCTGAAGCGGGGCGACGTGGTGGTGCGGTTCGACGGCAAGGAGGTGTTGGATTCGGGCCGTCTCCGCAATTGGGTCGCCGTGTCGGCGATCGGCAGCAAGCATAAGCTCGATCTCGTCCGGGAGGGGAAGCCCCTGCAAGTCGAGTTGGTGATTCAAGAAGCGCCCCGCGAACGGACGAAGCGCATCGCGCCGCAAGCCAAGTCGGACACGGACGGCCATCCGTTCGGCGGGCTGATGGTGGACGAGATCACCCCGGCCATCGGGCGTCAGCTAGGGTTCGGCTCGATCACCGGGGTCGTCGTGACCACGGTGGACGAGGGAAGTCTGGCCGAAGGGGCCGGCCTCATGTCGGGCGACCTGATCATGGAGGTCAACCACAAGCCCATCACGGACCTTGCCTCCTTCCAGAAGGCCGTCCAGCCGATCAAGCCCAAGGACCTGACCCTCCTCCTCATCAACCGCCAGAGCACCTATTTATATGTCCCGCTCGAAGGGGAATAG
- the nikR gene encoding nickel-responsive transcriptional regulator NikR, whose protein sequence is MKKLVRFGVSLDHHLLDDFDRLIAGKNYATRSEALRDLIRDNLVGQEWDENKDTVGTITLVYDHHVRDLTEKLTDIQHDYQRLILSAMHVHLDHAHCLEVLAVRGKGREIRKIADRLIATKGVKHGKLTMTTTGKGLS, encoded by the coding sequence ATGAAGAAGCTCGTGCGGTTCGGGGTGTCGCTGGACCATCATTTGCTGGACGACTTCGACCGATTGATCGCCGGCAAGAACTATGCGACCCGGTCGGAGGCGCTGCGGGACCTGATCCGCGACAACCTGGTCGGGCAGGAATGGGACGAAAACAAGGACACGGTCGGCACCATCACGCTCGTCTACGACCACCACGTCCGCGACCTGACCGAGAAACTCACCGACATTCAGCACGATTACCAGCGGTTGATCCTCTCCGCCATGCATGTGCACCTGGATCATGCCCACTGTCTGGAAGTGCTGGCGGTGCGGGGCAAGGGGCGCGAGATCAGAAAGATCGCGGACCGGTTGATTGCGACGAAAGGCGTCAAGCACGGCAAGCTCACCATGACGACCACGGGGAAGGGGCTCAGCTAG
- a CDS encoding TonB-dependent receptor: protein MGFFFGFSLQVCALLLVWSLAWAHEPAEEGTVVLPDVPVLAERLTAASSEHVIPDKDIQLQPQGRPGNLLRLAPGILSVEHSGGAGKADQYFLRGFDADHGTDIAVFRDGMPINLRSNAHGQGYTDLNFIIPETIKEVQVYKGPYHVQYGDFDTGAAVEFVTRETVEEGIVQAAGGQFNQQRYMTMFSPTTGKVRTLIAAEGYHMDGPFLNANRYNRFNGLAKATMNPTSQSELSLTGTYYQGRWNASGQIPLQSVNDGQLDRFGSLDPTEGGRTERATAALRYHYDAPGGGRFFADLYGQYYKLDLYSNFTFFLNNPVNGDGIEQNDRRVVYGSDVGYRQAGEVAGVAGAATVGVQTRVDDAKVRLGTQQRRMRLDTTSDSDVLEASYSPYVKLELQPTPWMRINGGARGDIFTFDVRNRCATCLRQPNGQTDAAIASTKGNLVLGPWFGTEFFLNFGTGFHSNDARAVVSSPSVQSLPRATAYEVGVRTKQWDRVELLATLWALDLSSELVFAGDAGTTEIRGATRRYGTEVGARLQLLDWLSLRGDLTMTHAEFRGTGQAVPLAPELTGQAGLTATLPNGLTSSLQMVHMGRRPAAEDRSVYLNGFTFFDWVNRYRVPVKMERGRLEAFFTIQNLFDAQWRQAQFFYESRVNPTAQAVSDVHFSPGTPRNVMGGIAWIF, encoded by the coding sequence GTGGGCTTCTTCTTTGGCTTCTCCCTCCAGGTCTGCGCGCTGCTGCTCGTCTGGTCCTTGGCGTGGGCCCACGAGCCGGCCGAGGAGGGCACGGTCGTCCTGCCGGATGTGCCGGTCCTGGCCGAGCGGCTGACCGCCGCGTCCTCCGAACATGTCATTCCGGACAAGGACATCCAGCTCCAGCCCCAGGGCCGGCCAGGCAATCTGCTGCGGCTCGCCCCCGGCATCCTGTCCGTCGAGCATTCCGGTGGGGCGGGGAAGGCCGACCAGTATTTCTTGCGGGGGTTCGACGCGGATCACGGGACCGATATCGCCGTGTTTCGGGACGGCATGCCGATCAACTTGCGCAGCAACGCCCACGGCCAGGGCTATACGGACCTCAACTTCATCATTCCGGAAACGATCAAAGAGGTGCAGGTCTACAAGGGGCCCTATCACGTCCAGTACGGGGATTTCGATACGGGGGCGGCGGTCGAGTTCGTCACCCGCGAGACGGTGGAGGAAGGCATCGTCCAGGCGGCCGGGGGGCAGTTCAATCAGCAGCGGTACATGACGATGTTTTCCCCGACGACCGGCAAGGTGCGGACGCTGATCGCCGCGGAGGGATATCATATGGACGGCCCCTTCCTGAATGCGAATCGCTATAACCGCTTCAACGGCTTGGCCAAGGCCACGATGAATCCGACGAGCCAGTCGGAGCTCAGCCTGACCGGCACCTACTACCAGGGCCGGTGGAATGCGTCCGGGCAGATCCCGCTGCAATCGGTCAACGATGGGCAGCTCGACCGGTTCGGCTCGCTGGACCCGACCGAAGGGGGGCGAACGGAGCGGGCGACGGCCGCTCTCCGCTACCATTACGATGCGCCCGGTGGGGGGCGCTTCTTCGCGGACCTCTACGGCCAGTATTACAAGCTGGACCTGTACAGCAATTTCACCTTCTTTCTGAACAATCCGGTGAACGGAGACGGGATCGAACAGAACGATCGGCGGGTTGTCTATGGCAGCGACGTGGGGTATCGCCAGGCCGGCGAGGTCGCGGGCGTTGCCGGCGCCGCGACAGTCGGCGTCCAAACCCGTGTGGACGATGCGAAAGTCCGCCTGGGGACGCAACAGCGGCGGATGCGTCTGGACACGACCTCCGACAGCGATGTGCTGGAAGCCTCCTATTCGCCCTACGTTAAACTGGAACTGCAACCGACGCCCTGGATGCGCATCAACGGCGGGGCGCGCGGCGACATCTTCACGTTCGACGTCCGCAACCGCTGCGCGACCTGCCTGCGGCAGCCCAACGGGCAGACGGATGCGGCCATTGCGAGCACGAAGGGCAATCTGGTGCTGGGGCCCTGGTTCGGAACCGAGTTCTTCCTGAACTTCGGCACCGGCTTTCACAGCAACGATGCCCGAGCCGTGGTAAGCAGTCCGTCGGTCCAGTCGTTGCCGCGTGCGACGGCTTACGAGGTTGGGGTGCGCACCAAACAATGGGATCGGGTCGAGTTGTTGGCCACCCTGTGGGCGCTGGACTTGTCCTCCGAGTTGGTATTTGCGGGAGACGCAGGCACGACGGAAATTCGGGGCGCCACGCGGCGCTATGGAACGGAGGTGGGGGCCAGGCTGCAATTGCTCGACTGGTTGAGCCTGCGCGGGGATCTGACCATGACTCATGCGGAGTTCCGTGGAACCGGCCAGGCCGTGCCTTTGGCCCCGGAGCTGACCGGCCAGGCCGGCCTGACCGCTACGCTTCCGAACGGCTTGACCTCCTCGCTGCAAATGGTCCATATGGGAAGACGTCCGGCGGCCGAGGACCGCTCGGTCTATCTCAACGGCTTTACGTTCTTCGATTGGGTCAACCGCTATCGCGTGCCGGTCAAGATGGAGCGCGGTCGGCTGGAGGCGTTTTTTACGATTCAGAACCTGTTCGACGCGCAATGGCGGCAGGCTCAGTTTTTCTATGAGTCGCGTGTCAATCCGACCGCGCAGGCCGTCTCCGATGTCCACTTCTCGCCCGGCACGCCACGAAACGTGATGGGTGGAATCGCCTGGATATTTTGA
- a CDS encoding c-type cytochrome, with protein sequence MFSTGFSAKEEPGTLEILMARQARHLAIPLSQRNEPNPIPASPAILKEARQHFADHCATCHANDGSGNTPIGKNVYPKAPDLRLADTQSLSDGELFFVIHNGIRFTGMPAWGKGKPEEDQDSWKLVHFLRRLPTITAEELEEMKRYNPKTEREREEEAAFERFLGGEDVAPPAPAHHH encoded by the coding sequence GGCGCGGCAGGCGCGGCACCTGGCCATTCCCCTGTCGCAGCGGAACGAACCCAATCCGATTCCCGCCTCACCCGCCATCCTGAAAGAAGCGCGGCAGCACTTCGCCGACCATTGCGCCACCTGCCACGCCAACGACGGGAGCGGCAACACCCCGATCGGCAAGAACGTGTATCCCAAAGCCCCGGATCTGCGTTTAGCCGATACCCAGTCTCTGTCGGACGGAGAGTTGTTTTTCGTCATCCATAACGGCATCCGCTTCACCGGCATGCCGGCCTGGGGCAAGGGCAAGCCGGAAGAGGACCAGGACAGTTGGAAGCTCGTGCACTTCCTCCGCCGTCTCCCCACGATCACGGCGGAGGAACTGGAGGAGATGAAGCGCTATAATCCGAAAACCGAGCGGGAACGGGAGGAAGAGGCCGCCTTCGAGCGGTTCCTCGGCGGCGAAGACGTTGCCCCGCCCGCGCCGGCCCATCATCATTGA
- a CDS encoding DNA-3-methyladenine glycosylase → MKRQPLARSFYEKPTLTVARSLLGKYLVRETAGGRLSGRIVEVEAYVGPEDRASHASRGKTKRTEVMFGKAGITYVYLIYGMYHCFNIVTEQEGYPAAILVRAVELESGELIDGPGRLCRQLDISRTHNWHDLTSGEQLWVEDRGQRIAPRAMLRAPRIGVDYAGEWAAKPWRFRLKGL, encoded by the coding sequence ATGAAACGCCAACCCCTCGCGCGATCGTTCTATGAGAAGCCGACGCTGACGGTGGCGAGAAGCCTCCTCGGCAAGTATCTGGTTCGGGAAACGGCCGGCGGCCGCCTCTCGGGCCGGATCGTCGAGGTGGAAGCCTACGTCGGGCCGGAGGATCGGGCGTCCCATGCCTCGCGCGGCAAGACCAAACGGACGGAGGTCATGTTCGGGAAAGCCGGGATCACTTACGTCTATCTGATCTATGGAATGTATCACTGCTTTAATATTGTGACGGAGCAGGAGGGCTACCCGGCGGCGATTCTGGTGCGGGCGGTCGAACTGGAGAGCGGTGAACTCATCGACGGCCCCGGGAGGCTCTGCCGGCAACTCGACATCAGCCGAACGCACAATTGGCATGACCTCACCAGCGGGGAACAGCTCTGGGTGGAAGATCGCGGCCAACGGATTGCGCCTCGGGCGATGTTGCGCGCGCCTCGCATCGGCGTGGATTATGCCGGCGAATGGGCGGCTAAGCCTTGGCGGTTTCGCCTGAAAGGCTTGTAA
- a CDS encoding ribbon-helix-helix protein, CopG family, translating to MGRNTAVLGFSVSPGLAEEYKKLADREGTTKSELFRRMVESYKAEREEEEFFKLQRKMTKRARAVGVLTEKEIERIVFEDR from the coding sequence ATGGGGCGCAATACGGCCGTGCTGGGGTTTTCAGTCAGTCCAGGTCTGGCGGAAGAGTATAAAAAGCTGGCGGATCGCGAAGGCACGACAAAGAGCGAATTGTTTCGCCGGATGGTCGAGTCTTATAAGGCGGAGCGCGAAGAGGAAGAGTTCTTCAAGCTGCAACGTAAAATGACCAAGCGTGCGCGCGCAGTCGGCGTGCTGACGGAAAAGGAGATTGAGCGGATCGTGTTCGAGGATCGATAG
- a CDS encoding DUF3313 domain-containing protein — translation MTHRQTVALLLTLALLHGCDTTKHATEVQPSGFLAEYRTLLQPGKEGTWDPLRVYRNPKTDFAAIKKIQLEPVTIWNQPNSTLSPGQKEDLQRLADYFYNLLYVKLSKDYEMVQKPTPGAVRVQVAITHGEESVTALALASKVAPTAQLANALWAFATDKPSTLFVGDVTVEFMAHDTQTGELLTAGADRRVGGRNLFDKEALNSWGDVRNSLEFWSDATVYRLCLIRREANCVKPNA, via the coding sequence ATGACACACCGGCAGACCGTCGCCCTCCTACTCACGCTGGCCTTGCTGCACGGCTGTGACACGACCAAGCACGCCACGGAGGTCCAGCCCTCCGGCTTCCTCGCCGAATATCGGACCTTGCTCCAACCCGGCAAGGAGGGAACGTGGGATCCGTTGCGCGTGTACCGCAACCCGAAGACCGACTTTGCCGCCATCAAGAAGATACAGCTCGAGCCCGTGACGATCTGGAATCAACCGAACTCCACCCTCTCCCCCGGACAGAAGGAGGATCTGCAGCGACTCGCCGACTACTTTTACAACCTGCTCTACGTGAAGCTCTCCAAGGATTACGAGATGGTTCAAAAGCCGACTCCTGGCGCGGTGCGCGTGCAAGTCGCGATCACGCATGGCGAGGAATCCGTCACAGCACTCGCGCTCGCCTCGAAGGTGGCCCCGACAGCCCAGCTTGCAAACGCTCTCTGGGCCTTTGCCACCGACAAACCGTCCACGCTTTTTGTCGGAGATGTGACCGTCGAGTTCATGGCCCATGACACGCAGACCGGGGAGCTGCTCACAGCAGGGGCCGACCGACGCGTGGGCGGGAGGAACCTGTTCGATAAGGAAGCGCTCAACTCCTGGGGCGACGTGCGGAACAGTCTGGAATTCTGGTCGGATGCCACCGTGTACCGCCTGTGCCTCATCCGGCGCGAGGCCAATTGCGTCAAGCCGAATGCATAA